gtcttcattatccacagctctgggctgattctaggatcaggtcttcattatccacagctctgggtctgtattcataaagcatctcagagtagtggtgctgatctaggatcagtccataTAATTTATTATGATATAAAACTGCACCTCTACTCCGTTTTGTGAATACGAGCACAGAACTGTCTGTGACGTGACGTCCAAtgctgcttttccactaatgtaGCATCAGCACAACATTACTCTTTGTCAAGTCCGCTTTCAATATTTAGGCTTTTAACTCAGCAGGCTAACATCTAGTGACACACAGATGACCTCAGTTTCGAACACGGTCAGTCACAGTACTTACATGGTGCTCTGAAGAACTTGGCGGCCGCACAGCCGTCCTTCTCGGGTGGACATGTTTCTACTGTCACCTCACAGTCTGCTCCTGCCTTAGCTGGCACACAGCGCAGACAATCCAATGCTTCACCTAGGGCACAACCACACCATATCACTGGGTTAGGAGAACCATAGAACTATAGCAACGTTATAGGAACACTAGAAGGTGCATTGGCCATGGGTCGGCCATATTGGTCAGGGAGTCACTGGTAAAAGATTAGGAATGCCAATTTCTCAGGTTTCTAGAATCAGAAGGTTAAAAAAAAGCAAAGGGAGGGGAAACTCTGAACCTCTTGAGTTCAAATGAAGTTATTTGCGTAGagttatctagttttctattctGATACTTTCCATAGTGGAAAACTAGTGCCGACATGTCATGAATGGAGCATACGAGACAGTTCCAGAGCCTCACCAGCACCACAGGACAGGAGGGGTTAAAACACAGTGTTTACTCAATAGTTAATTagtgacagacagacggacccaCCGCTAGCCAACACCAGGGCTAGAGCCACAGCCAATATCACCATCTTCATCTCGCTGACGATGTGTCAACctgagaagagagaacagtcagtgATCTTTAAAAACATTGCGATTAACTTGAATGAACTATTTAATCTGAGATAAAACCCACGAGGTATAAAGTCATATAAAAGTTATTGTGGAGCCTGTAGTAAAgtaggcccagcgtcgtccgggtttggctggtgtgtaggctgtcattgtaaataaaaaatttgatcttaactgacttgccctgttaaataaaggtaaaaaaaaaaaaaagtggaacTCGTTTAATTTCTTTAAATTACAGTCAGTTTTTGGA
Above is a window of Salmo salar chromosome ssa03, Ssal_v3.1, whole genome shotgun sequence DNA encoding:
- the ly97.3 gene encoding CD59 glycoprotein; the encoded protein is MKMVILAVALALVLASGEALDCLRCVPAKAGADCEVTVETCPPEKDGCAAAKFFRAPFGHFQRCMDMSGCKQFQTNANINMKCCDTDKCNTF